Proteins encoded within one genomic window of Raineyella fluvialis:
- the atpB gene encoding F0F1 ATP synthase subunit A, giving the protein MVGALVPLEGGAFETPGVKDFRFFCEGSPQVASGEAVAGCTFGVDWMNKPFWQAIIGAGLVIVLWYLASRNLKKVPTKGQFFWEYVYDFIRNGVGRDILGPEYRRYLPYLLGLFSFLVVNNWFGETFVFMLPTFSNIGYAWALAIMSWFIYIGAGISKHGFGHYMKMQLIPEGVPVYLYPVIVPLEFLSNFITRPLTLGLRLFANMFAGHLVVMVFVIGGAYLLTFPHNPFYNVSGAVSLLFSFAILFLELFIGFLQAYIFTVLTAQYIHSSLAEAH; this is encoded by the coding sequence CTGGTGGGAGCGCTTGTCCCGCTGGAAGGCGGAGCATTTGAAACCCCGGGCGTGAAGGATTTCCGGTTCTTCTGTGAGGGCAGCCCCCAGGTCGCCAGCGGGGAAGCGGTCGCTGGTTGCACCTTCGGCGTCGACTGGATGAACAAGCCGTTCTGGCAGGCGATCATCGGCGCCGGGCTGGTCATCGTGCTGTGGTACCTCGCGTCCCGCAATCTGAAGAAGGTCCCCACCAAGGGGCAGTTCTTCTGGGAGTACGTCTACGACTTCATCCGCAACGGTGTCGGCCGCGACATCCTCGGCCCGGAGTACCGCCGCTACCTGCCCTACCTGCTGGGCCTGTTCAGCTTCCTCGTGGTGAACAACTGGTTCGGCGAGACCTTCGTGTTCATGCTGCCGACGTTCTCCAACATCGGGTACGCGTGGGCCCTGGCGATCATGTCCTGGTTCATCTACATCGGTGCCGGCATCAGCAAGCACGGCTTCGGCCACTACATGAAGATGCAGCTCATCCCCGAGGGCGTCCCGGTGTACCTCTACCCGGTCATCGTCCCGCTGGAGTTCCTGTCGAACTTCATCACCCGGCCGCTCACGCTCGGCTTGCGTCTCTTCGCCAACATGTTCGCCGGCCACCTGGTCGTGATGGTGTTCGTGATCGGCGGCGCCTACCTGCTGACCTTCCCGCACAACCCGTTCTACAACGTGTCGGGCGCCGTCTCCCTGTTGTTCAGCTTCGCGATCCTCTTCCTCGAGCTGTTCATCGGCTTCCTGCAGGCGTACATCTTCACGGTGCTGACGGCCCAGTACATCCATTCGTCCCTCGCCGAGGCGCACTGA
- the atpE gene encoding ATP synthase F0 subunit C, with amino-acid sequence MPLLEIAGSMNMLGYGLATLGPALGVGWIFASVINGTARQPEARGAMMSTAFIGFAVVEALAIIGIALAFVLK; translated from the coding sequence ATGCCCCTTCTCGAAATCGCTGGCAGCATGAACATGCTCGGCTACGGCCTCGCCACCCTCGGCCCGGCCCTCGGCGTGGGCTGGATCTTCGCCTCCGTGATCAACGGCACCGCCCGCCAGCCCGAGGCCCGTGGCGCGATGATGAGCACCGCGTTCATCGGCTTCGCCGTGGTCGAGGCCCTCGCCATCATCGGCATCGCCCTGGCGTTCGTCCTTAAGTGA
- a CDS encoding F0F1 ATP synthase subunit B: MVPQELNLGPLLPTHPAEIIVGFVLMVLVFLVMWKAVVPAFEKMYEERRAAIQGGMDKAEKAQEQAQAALAEYKAQLAEARTEAARIREDAKNQGAQIIAEMREQANAEGERIIATTKAQMEAERKQAMGELRNEVGGLATTLAGRIVGESLDDDERARRTVERFLADLESQTETEKA; the protein is encoded by the coding sequence ATGGTGCCGCAGGAACTCAACCTCGGCCCCCTCCTGCCCACCCACCCCGCGGAGATCATCGTCGGGTTCGTCCTGATGGTTCTGGTCTTCCTGGTGATGTGGAAGGCGGTGGTGCCGGCTTTCGAGAAGATGTACGAGGAGCGTCGCGCCGCCATCCAGGGTGGCATGGACAAGGCCGAGAAGGCCCAGGAACAGGCGCAGGCGGCGCTGGCCGAGTACAAGGCCCAGCTCGCCGAGGCCCGTACCGAGGCGGCCCGCATCCGCGAGGACGCCAAGAACCAGGGCGCGCAGATCATCGCCGAGATGCGTGAGCAGGCCAACGCCGAGGGCGAGCGGATCATCGCGACGACCAAGGCGCAGATGGAGGCCGAGCGCAAGCAGGCCATGGGTGAGCTCCGTAACGAGGTGGGTGGACTCGCCACCACCCTCGCCGGTCGGATCGTCGGGGAGTCCCTCGACGACGATGAGCGGGCCCGGCGTACGGTCGAGCGCTTCCTGGCTGATCTGGAGTCGCAGACGGAGACGGAGAAGGCATGA
- a CDS encoding F0F1 ATP synthase subunit delta encodes MSPQTDRNEPRLNSLDQALDAQNVHPGLAEELFSIADLFGSDPALRRAVTDPGAPVEARQQLVGRLLDGKVSPEAVAVLRAAAGLRWRTAGTFVSAVERQAIRSALAQAQVAGQLDQVEEELFRLNRTVAGSAELRDALSDGRRPLSDRQVVVARLLDGKAAPATAVLARRAVVARERTFANTMDGYLALAAAQRSRAVATVRVARPLTAEQTARLQNALNKQLGRGVSMHVVEDRSVLGGVRVEVGDEVIDGTVASRLDEARKLFS; translated from the coding sequence ATGAGCCCCCAGACGGATCGCAACGAGCCCCGGCTGAACAGCCTGGACCAGGCCCTGGATGCGCAGAACGTGCACCCGGGCCTGGCCGAGGAGTTGTTCTCGATCGCCGACCTGTTCGGTTCGGACCCCGCCCTGCGGCGTGCGGTCACCGATCCCGGAGCACCGGTGGAGGCTCGTCAGCAGCTCGTCGGCCGGTTGCTCGACGGCAAGGTCTCGCCCGAGGCCGTCGCCGTCCTGCGAGCGGCCGCCGGTCTGCGCTGGCGCACGGCGGGGACGTTCGTGTCCGCCGTCGAGCGCCAGGCGATCCGGTCTGCTCTCGCCCAGGCACAGGTCGCGGGTCAACTGGACCAGGTGGAAGAGGAACTCTTCCGTCTGAATCGGACCGTGGCCGGGTCGGCGGAGCTGCGCGATGCGCTCTCCGACGGCCGGCGCCCGCTCAGCGACCGACAGGTCGTGGTCGCCCGACTGCTCGACGGTAAGGCGGCGCCGGCGACGGCGGTCCTCGCTCGTCGTGCGGTGGTCGCCCGGGAGCGCACCTTCGCCAACACCATGGACGGCTACCTCGCCCTGGCGGCGGCCCAGCGCAGCCGTGCCGTCGCCACTGTGCGGGTCGCGCGGCCGTTGACGGCCGAGCAGACGGCTCGCCTCCAGAACGCCCTGAACAAGCAGCTGGGTCGCGGGGTCAGCATGCACGTCGTCGAGGACCGCTCGGTCCTCGGGGGCGTCCGTGTCGAGGTCGGCGACGAAGTGATCGACGGGACTGTGGCGTCCCGGCTGGACGAGGCCCGCAAGCTGTTCTCCTGA
- the atpA gene encoding F0F1 ATP synthase subunit alpha: MAELTIRPEEIRNALDQYVQQFTPETSSREEVGTVVTSGDGIARVEGLPSAMANELLRFENGTLGIAQNLEAREIGVVVLGSSEGIDEGQTVRRTGDVLSVPVGEGYLGRVIDAMGNPIDGLGEITGIEGRRALEIQAAGVMDRQEVREPLQTGIKAIDSMTPIGRGQRQLIIGDRKTGKTAIAIDTIINQKSNWESGDPKKQVRCIYVAIGQKGSTVAEVRGVLEQAGALEYTTIVNAPASDPAGYKYIAAYAGSAIGQHWMYQGKHVLIVFDDLTKQAEAYRAMSLLLRRPPGREAYPGDVFFLHSRLLERCAKLSDALGGGSMTGLPIIETKANDVSAYIPTNVISITDGQIFLQSDLFNANQRPAVDVGISVSRVGGAAQTKAMKGVSGTLKIDLAQYRDQQAFAMFASSLDEATKRQLERGARLTELLRQKQYSPYPMEQEAVSVWAGTTGKLDEVPVADVLRFEKEYLEYLGRNTELLTTIRDSGKLEDETKSGLEKALDAFRQEFRTSEGKPLGTEPEPRKIGDEDVEHEQIVVKKA, translated from the coding sequence ATGGCGGAACTTACTATTCGTCCGGAGGAGATCCGGAACGCACTGGACCAGTACGTCCAGCAATTCACTCCGGAGACCTCCTCTCGTGAAGAGGTGGGCACGGTTGTCACCTCGGGCGACGGCATCGCCCGGGTGGAGGGCCTTCCCTCCGCGATGGCCAACGAGCTGCTGCGCTTCGAGAACGGCACGCTCGGCATCGCCCAGAACCTCGAGGCGCGTGAGATCGGCGTCGTGGTGCTCGGTTCGTCCGAGGGCATCGACGAGGGCCAGACCGTCCGTCGCACCGGCGACGTGCTGTCCGTCCCGGTCGGCGAGGGGTACCTCGGCCGCGTGATCGACGCGATGGGCAACCCGATCGACGGGCTCGGCGAGATCACCGGCATCGAGGGCCGTCGTGCCCTCGAGATCCAGGCCGCCGGCGTGATGGATCGCCAGGAGGTCCGCGAGCCCCTGCAGACCGGTATCAAGGCCATCGACTCGATGACCCCCATCGGGCGCGGCCAGCGCCAGCTGATCATCGGTGACCGTAAGACCGGCAAGACCGCCATTGCCATCGACACGATCATCAACCAGAAGTCCAACTGGGAATCGGGCGACCCCAAGAAGCAGGTCCGCTGCATCTACGTCGCCATCGGCCAGAAGGGCTCGACCGTCGCCGAGGTGCGCGGCGTGCTGGAGCAGGCCGGCGCGCTGGAGTACACCACCATCGTCAACGCTCCGGCGTCCGACCCGGCCGGCTACAAGTACATCGCCGCGTACGCCGGTTCGGCCATCGGACAGCACTGGATGTACCAGGGCAAGCACGTCCTGATCGTGTTCGACGACCTGACCAAGCAGGCCGAGGCCTACCGGGCCATGTCGCTGCTGCTGCGTCGTCCGCCGGGCCGCGAGGCCTACCCCGGTGACGTGTTCTTCCTCCACTCCCGCCTGCTGGAGCGCTGCGCCAAGCTCTCCGACGCGCTGGGTGGTGGCTCGATGACCGGCCTGCCGATCATCGAGACCAAGGCCAACGACGTGTCGGCCTACATCCCGACCAACGTGATCTCGATCACCGACGGCCAGATCTTCCTCCAGTCCGACTTGTTCAACGCGAACCAGCGCCCGGCCGTCGACGTCGGTATCTCGGTGTCCCGCGTGGGCGGCGCCGCCCAGACCAAGGCGATGAAGGGTGTCTCCGGCACCCTGAAGATCGACCTGGCCCAGTACCGCGACCAGCAGGCCTTCGCGATGTTTGCGTCCAGCCTGGACGAGGCCACCAAGCGTCAGCTGGAGCGTGGCGCTCGCCTCACCGAGCTGCTCCGCCAGAAGCAGTACTCGCCGTACCCCATGGAACAGGAGGCCGTCTCCGTGTGGGCCGGCACCACCGGCAAGCTGGACGAGGTCCCGGTCGCCGATGTGCTCCGCTTCGAGAAGGAGTACCTCGAGTACCTCGGCCGCAACACCGAGCTGCTCACCACCATCCGCGACAGCGGCAAGCTCGAGGACGAGACCAAGTCCGGCCTCGAGAAGGCCCTGGACGCCTTCCGTCAGGAGTTCCGCACGAGCGAGGGCAAGCCTCTGGGCACCGAGCCCGAGCCTCGGAAGATCGGCGACGAGGACGTGGAGCACGAGCAGATCGTCGTGAAGAAGGCCTGA
- a CDS encoding F0F1 ATP synthase subunit gamma has protein sequence MATLRELRDRTRSVQTTKKITRAMELIAAARIRKAQQAAEAADPYTRELTRALQAVASRPDMDHPLLTELEHPKRSAVLLVTSDRGLAGGYSTSVLKAGESVRHYLTVKHHREMEVYITGKKGVGFYEFRGRDIKQSWEGFSDSPSYRDADEISQRLLEAFLTPTEEGGVDEIFLVFTRFVSRVKQVPQIIRLLPLEVVSEEEAAERAESGALMSELHHAPVFQEDRVENPFDFEPSPEEVLDTLLPLYIGNRVYFALMQAAASELAARQAAMKSATDNANELIRNLTREANQARQAAITQEITEIVGGAAALSESA, from the coding sequence GTGGCTACCCTTCGCGAACTCCGTGATCGGACGAGGTCCGTCCAGACCACGAAGAAGATCACCCGGGCGATGGAGCTCATCGCCGCGGCGCGGATCCGCAAGGCCCAGCAGGCCGCCGAGGCCGCCGACCCGTACACCCGGGAGCTGACGCGCGCCCTGCAGGCCGTGGCCAGTCGCCCGGACATGGATCATCCGCTCCTCACCGAGCTGGAGCATCCGAAGCGGTCCGCTGTGCTGCTCGTGACCTCCGACCGTGGCCTTGCGGGCGGGTACTCGACCAGCGTCCTGAAGGCGGGGGAGTCCGTACGGCACTACCTCACCGTCAAGCACCATCGGGAGATGGAGGTCTACATCACCGGTAAGAAGGGTGTGGGCTTCTACGAGTTCCGGGGCCGGGACATCAAGCAGTCCTGGGAGGGATTCTCCGATTCCCCCTCCTACCGGGACGCCGACGAGATCTCCCAGAGGCTGTTGGAGGCCTTCCTGACGCCGACCGAGGAGGGGGGCGTGGACGAGATCTTCCTCGTCTTCACCCGCTTCGTGTCGCGGGTGAAGCAGGTCCCGCAGATCATCCGGCTGCTGCCGCTGGAGGTCGTCTCCGAGGAGGAGGCCGCCGAGCGCGCGGAGAGCGGGGCGCTGATGAGCGAGCTGCATCACGCGCCGGTCTTCCAGGAGGATCGGGTCGAGAACCCGTTCGACTTCGAGCCCAGCCCGGAGGAGGTCCTCGACACCCTGCTGCCGCTCTACATCGGCAACCGCGTGTACTTCGCGCTGATGCAGGCCGCGGCGTCCGAGCTGGCCGCCCGTCAGGCCGCCATGAAGTCGGCGACCGACAACGCCAACGAACTGATCCGAAACCTGACGCGAGAGGCCAACCAGGCACGTCAGGCAGCGATCACCCAGGAAATTACCGAGATCGTGGGTGGCGCCGCCGCGCTGTCCGAGAGCGCGTGA